A stretch of Verrucomicrobiia bacterium DNA encodes these proteins:
- a CDS encoding glycosyltransferase, which translates to MKVSGFTFVRNGHKLGYPFVESIRSILPIVDEFVVALGPSDDGTGESLHAMNEPKLRIVPTQWNERIRNDYSIKGYVYGQQKSIALFNCTGDWAFYLEGDEVVHENDLPKIQASMQRHLNDERVEALYFDYLHFYGNKNTYAWSPAWYRTAPRILRNTIPAWAPKGLFFLVMQDHKRGRYPRAAHADATIYHYGWVRNEAQMNLKAEAVHRYWRNKNHKIRYEEIDPLTLRQFKREHPKAVQPWLEPADGVFTANPNHRLTRREKKHRIMLKLESWFGFTFKKTHYSVVR; encoded by the coding sequence ATGAAAGTCAGCGGATTCACGTTCGTGCGCAATGGCCACAAGCTGGGATACCCGTTCGTGGAATCCATTCGCTCCATCCTGCCGATCGTCGATGAATTCGTTGTCGCACTCGGACCTTCGGATGATGGGACTGGCGAAAGCCTCCACGCGATGAACGAGCCGAAGCTGCGAATCGTGCCGACTCAATGGAACGAGCGGATTCGAAATGACTACAGCATCAAGGGATATGTTTACGGCCAGCAGAAATCGATCGCGCTGTTTAACTGCACAGGTGACTGGGCGTTCTACCTCGAGGGTGACGAAGTCGTTCACGAGAACGACCTGCCGAAAATTCAGGCTTCCATGCAACGGCATCTCAACGACGAACGCGTTGAGGCGCTGTATTTCGACTATCTCCACTTCTACGGCAACAAGAACACCTATGCCTGGTCGCCTGCATGGTATCGGACGGCGCCGCGCATTCTCCGGAACACGATTCCAGCATGGGCGCCAAAGGGGCTCTTCTTCCTCGTGATGCAGGATCACAAGCGCGGGCGTTATCCGCGCGCGGCCCATGCAGACGCAACCATTTATCATTATGGCTGGGTCCGCAACGAGGCGCAGATGAATCTCAAGGCCGAGGCCGTTCACCGCTACTGGCGGAACAAGAACCACAAAATCCGCTATGAAGAGATTGATCCCCTGACATTGCGGCAATTCAAACGAGAGCATCCGAAGGCTGTGCAGCCGTGGCTGGAGCCCGCGGACGGAGTGTTCACCGCAAATCCAAACCATCGCCTCACACGCCGCGAAAAGAAGCACAGGATCATGTTGAAGCTGGAATCGTGGTTTGGATTCACGTTTAAAAAGACCCATTACTCTGTGGTTCGCTGA
- a CDS encoding NUDIX domain-containing protein codes for MQGDVNPRRKALAHDFKPTADWLDMALPYKLATLLYCFDAGDRVLLLERTQEPNRGLWSPCGGKLHTETGESPYACARREAAEELGLTLASTDLHLAGIVSEHGFLGQSHWLMFLFEVKLRLTTVPPAHREGRFAFFSRHELDHIPIPATDREIIWPWFWKHRGGFFAAHCHCRPGCENEWTIEETWVPVASNVSA; via the coding sequence ATGCAAGGAGACGTCAATCCACGCAGAAAAGCGCTTGCCCACGATTTCAAACCAACGGCAGACTGGCTCGATATGGCATTGCCGTACAAGCTCGCGACGCTGCTTTACTGCTTCGATGCCGGCGACCGGGTCCTGCTTCTGGAACGCACTCAGGAACCGAATCGCGGCCTCTGGAGTCCCTGCGGCGGCAAGCTCCACACCGAAACAGGCGAGTCCCCCTACGCGTGTGCACGCCGCGAGGCCGCGGAAGAACTCGGCCTGACGCTCGCCTCAACCGACCTGCATCTCGCGGGCATCGTGAGCGAGCACGGGTTTCTCGGACAAAGCCACTGGCTCATGTTCCTCTTCGAGGTGAAGCTGCGTCTCACCACGGTTCCTCCAGCGCATCGCGAAGGAAGGTTCGCTTTTTTTTCGCGTCACGAGCTCGATCACATCCCAATTCCAGCCACGGACCGCGAAATCATCTGGCCCTGGTTTTGGAAGCACCGCGGCGGATTCTTCGCAGCGCATTGCCATTGCCGGCCAGGATGCGAAAACGAGTGGACCATCGAAGAAACCTGGGTGCCTGTCGCGTCGAACGTTTCAGCATGA
- a CDS encoding MFS transporter, with the protein MPNPTEPVAPNTGGSTPGMNFTAVNEAIGRHRWTICALIFAATTINYMDRQVLGILKPVLSAAGVFGSNESTATIAQQEINYSRVVICFQIAYAVGMLFAGKFIDKVGTKSGYAWALIGWSVAAIGHAFGHHTWSFGFWRAALGVTEAGNFPAANKCVAEWFPKKERAFATGLYNSGANIGAIVAPLVVLRIANSIGWEWAFVIIGAIGFTWLFFWYRLYGSPIAKLQSGALSQAEYDYIHSDVDEQEAEKADVAQEKVSWFKLLTFRQTWAFFVGKFLTDPIWWFFLFWLPAFLAGENERKISSFMALNPSYSGLPANIPGVIKWDVALAVIYCVSTVGSIVGGWLPKRFINGGMDPNKARKLAMFIYALFPLTVLLASKLGTINTWLAVATIAIACAAHQAWSANIFTTVSDMFPKKAVASVTGIGGMAGAAGGILIAYAAGKLLAHFKALDRIEAGYAVMFVVCGLAYLTAWCLMHLLVPRFKKIVL; encoded by the coding sequence ATGCCGAACCCGACCGAGCCCGTCGCCCCCAACACAGGAGGATCCACACCCGGAATGAATTTCACGGCGGTGAACGAAGCCATCGGACGCCATCGCTGGACCATCTGCGCGCTGATATTTGCAGCGACGACGATCAATTACATGGACCGGCAGGTGCTCGGCATATTGAAGCCGGTGCTTTCGGCCGCCGGCGTTTTTGGTTCGAACGAGTCCACGGCGACCATCGCGCAGCAGGAAATCAACTACTCCAGGGTGGTTATCTGTTTTCAGATTGCCTACGCGGTCGGCATGTTGTTCGCGGGCAAGTTTATCGACAAGGTCGGAACCAAATCGGGCTACGCCTGGGCGCTGATTGGATGGAGCGTGGCGGCGATCGGTCACGCGTTCGGCCATCACACCTGGAGTTTTGGTTTCTGGCGGGCGGCGCTGGGTGTTACGGAGGCGGGAAATTTTCCGGCGGCAAACAAGTGCGTTGCGGAGTGGTTTCCCAAGAAGGAGCGTGCGTTCGCAACCGGGCTTTACAATTCAGGCGCTAACATCGGAGCAATTGTCGCCCCGCTTGTTGTGCTGCGCATCGCAAACAGCATCGGATGGGAATGGGCATTCGTCATCATCGGCGCCATCGGTTTTACCTGGTTGTTCTTCTGGTATCGTCTTTATGGGTCGCCGATCGCCAAGCTTCAGTCAGGAGCGCTCTCCCAGGCTGAATACGATTACATTCATAGCGATGTCGACGAACAGGAGGCCGAGAAGGCGGACGTCGCGCAGGAAAAGGTTTCGTGGTTCAAGCTTCTCACGTTTCGCCAGACCTGGGCGTTCTTTGTTGGAAAGTTCCTGACGGATCCCATCTGGTGGTTCTTCCTGTTCTGGCTGCCTGCGTTTCTTGCAGGTGAGAATGAACGCAAGATTTCATCATTCATGGCTCTCAATCCCTCGTATTCTGGACTCCCGGCGAACATCCCTGGCGTCATCAAGTGGGATGTGGCGCTTGCAGTGATTTATTGCGTATCGACCGTGGGTTCGATTGTCGGAGGATGGCTGCCCAAGCGCTTCATCAATGGCGGAATGGATCCGAACAAGGCGCGCAAGCTTGCAATGTTTATCTACGCGTTGTTCCCCCTCACCGTTCTGCTGGCGTCGAAGTTGGGGACGATCAACACCTGGCTGGCGGTTGCAACCATCGCCATCGCCTGTGCAGCCCATCAGGCATGGTCTGCGAATATCTTCACAACGGTTTCTGACATGTTTCCCAAGAAAGCGGTCGCATCCGTGACCGGCATCGGCGGCATGGCAGGCGCGGCAGGCGGCATTTTGATTGCCTATGCTGCGGGCAAGCTCCTCGCGCATTTCAAGGCGCTGGACCGGATCGAAGCTGGGTACGCAGTCATGTTTGTTGTTTGCGGCCTTGCCTACCTCACCGCCTGGTGTCTCATGCATCTGCTGGTGCCCAGGTTTAAGAAGATCGTTTTGTGA
- a CDS encoding IPT/TIG domain-containing protein, producing MNRRFLLSVVATALSLAGSFAAPVITSFSPHYASSGDPFFVTIQGSGFTGGALDVRFNNVRDTTATATGDGWINARVPAGAPLGPGPISVKVGNNQTFSAEDFVVIGPGPYLHSFSPGGGNSGTSVTLTGAHFNPVGSLVVRFGGRVATPTSSADQVLVVPAPPGVTTGYISVTRGGSSFTNDTLFYVNPVITSFSPAFGRAGTNITIRGTNFTDTTQLRIGGIPVTSFWVTNNNVIGAIIPQGAVTGTIRIDTPAANPAITATNFVVQPTVHGFTPNFGFVGTSVTVTGANFNVAGLQVRFGSVPSPNVTAVTFGSLTATVPNGAVTAPITVTTSQGSNTSAQLFYMPPRIFSFAPTNGPAGTIISIVGTNLLGATAVAFNGVPSPNFWVTNNGSMGAEVPPNAVTGPIQVTTPHSTTNSSQFFYALPIISGFTPANGLPGTNVIVHGTNFTGTTAVTFNGTAAAFSVTNGILEAVVPTNATTGPIAITSPAGTMVSGQIFTLDYTSDLQVGVVAPASRVLGGDFTYVITISNRGPFAVSGVMLTNLLPGSVALKSASSTQGAITTGNPVRVSVGSLNVNARAVITLTVTPQATGVIENVATVAGGFPDPTSTNNTSVTHTTIFVVPVVTADFSSANQIRIAWPSVLNNFVLQSASDISNSNEWATVQTEPEFIGDQKVVTEPIGSGSKFYRLRVVE from the coding sequence ATGAACCGCCGCTTTCTTCTGTCCGTCGTCGCGACGGCATTATCCCTGGCCGGGTCCTTTGCCGCGCCAGTGATCACTTCGTTTTCGCCGCACTATGCATCGTCCGGCGATCCCTTTTTCGTTACAATCCAGGGCAGCGGTTTCACGGGCGGTGCGCTCGATGTGCGCTTCAACAATGTTCGTGATACAACTGCGACGGCAACGGGTGATGGATGGATCAACGCGCGGGTTCCGGCAGGAGCCCCGCTTGGGCCGGGGCCCATTTCGGTGAAGGTCGGAAACAACCAGACGTTTAGCGCCGAGGATTTTGTGGTGATTGGCCCCGGGCCATATCTTCATAGCTTCTCCCCCGGCGGCGGGAATTCAGGAACATCGGTGACCCTGACTGGCGCTCACTTCAATCCTGTTGGAAGTCTGGTCGTCCGCTTCGGAGGAAGGGTCGCGACCCCCACGAGTTCAGCCGATCAGGTTCTAGTCGTGCCCGCGCCTCCAGGCGTCACGACGGGTTACATCAGTGTCACGCGTGGCGGCTCTTCCTTTACCAACGACACCCTGTTTTATGTCAATCCGGTCATCACAAGTTTTTCCCCTGCGTTTGGACGCGCGGGAACCAACATCACGATTCGTGGAACCAACTTTACCGACACCACCCAACTGAGGATTGGCGGAATTCCCGTCACTTCGTTCTGGGTCACGAACAACAACGTCATCGGGGCGATCATTCCTCAGGGGGCAGTAACCGGAACGATTCGAATCGACACGCCCGCCGCCAATCCCGCGATCACCGCGACCAATTTCGTTGTGCAGCCGACCGTGCACGGGTTCACCCCGAACTTCGGCTTTGTTGGCACAAGTGTCACGGTGACTGGCGCGAACTTCAATGTGGCAGGGCTGCAGGTGCGGTTTGGTTCGGTGCCATCGCCGAATGTTACCGCGGTCACGTTCGGCAGCTTGACCGCGACCGTTCCGAATGGTGCGGTCACCGCGCCGATCACGGTGACCACATCACAGGGGTCAAATACATCCGCGCAATTGTTCTACATGCCGCCGCGCATTTTTTCGTTTGCCCCGACCAATGGCCCGGCAGGCACCATCATCTCGATCGTGGGAACAAATCTCCTGGGTGCGACGGCGGTGGCCTTCAATGGCGTGCCTTCTCCGAATTTCTGGGTCACGAACAATGGTTCCATGGGAGCGGAGGTTCCGCCGAACGCAGTCACGGGTCCGATTCAAGTCACCACGCCTCACAGCACCACGAACAGCAGCCAGTTTTTCTATGCTCTGCCGATCATTTCAGGATTCACTCCGGCAAACGGGTTGCCGGGCACAAACGTGATCGTTCACGGAACCAATTTCACCGGGACAACGGCAGTGACATTCAACGGAACAGCAGCCGCGTTCAGCGTCACCAATGGAATTCTTGAAGCGGTGGTGCCGACCAATGCCACGACGGGGCCGATCGCGATTACGTCACCCGCAGGGACAATGGTCAGCGGCCAGATCTTCACGCTGGATTACACGAGCGACTTGCAAGTCGGCGTTGTGGCGCCGGCATCACGCGTCCTGGGCGGTGATTTCACCTATGTCATCACAATCTCGAACCGCGGGCCGTTCGCAGTTTCTGGAGTGATGCTGACCAATTTATTGCCGGGCAGCGTTGCGCTTAAATCCGCCTCGTCGACGCAGGGCGCGATCACCACGGGCAATCCTGTGCGGGTGAGCGTTGGATCGCTGAACGTGAATGCGCGGGCTGTGATTACCCTCACCGTCACGCCCCAGGCGACGGGTGTCATCGAGAACGTGGCCACCGTGGCGGGCGGTTTTCCCGACCCCACTTCAACCAACAACACGTCGGTCACGCACACGACGATCTTTGTTGTGCCCGTCGTAACAGCCGATTTTTCGTCCGCGAACCAAATCCGCATTGCGTGGCCGTCCGTGTTGAACAACTTCGTGCTTCAGTCGGCCAGTGACATCAGCAATTCCAACGAATGGGCGACAGTCCAGACCGAGCCAGAATTCATCGGCGACCAGAAGGTGGTGACCGAACCGATCGGGAGCGGTTCCAAATTCTATCGGCTGCGCGTTGTGGAGTGA
- a CDS encoding glycosyltransferase family 39 protein, whose protein sequence is MTTPGVHEPRVLQPAGSVDSIAPPARTLLLIAFVLALLPIITDTARFHGDERFYTDAAIGMVESGDFWTPRYPDGSIRLLKPVITYWAAAVPFKLFGISLFSARLLFLLAGVGVIVLTHQLAKTVFRSNLAALFAALMMGSNIQLWTVATRATPDVLLCLFVLISMLGFARIWFLNDRSWIAPLMIYGGMGLAVQTKGLLGLCPLAANLLFWIVARPTASPRRRLLHWPSLLCGLTLALFWYAIMLRRHGWDNLHDFYSDQVGSRLTWSVGFILGNFWTYLFAGVRHFLPWTLLLAGALVWCRSTLQNFWKQHRTECLFLLCLFVPLVFIFGLGNIRRSRYLIASYPMLAVLIAALLSEVSRNETLVRRLGMAVKFLGWVALLLGIALLVLGAPVHGRLGLAGAMLAGVGIIPVLRRGHLQGSAPWLWLGTAALVGFVSFGSCVRPVFSPSPLVDIARQLPAITSPGSTLVTWRVSATDAARLRLMTGSQYSISALKTNMPVPAPTTSPVITTAAGRELILQASYELRPVTNRNERLRQSRFGRLALSVAEKSRTHAIPGYWIGIPPQPPGLPPQE, encoded by the coding sequence ATGACCACTCCAGGCGTCCACGAGCCGCGGGTTCTCCAGCCGGCCGGATCCGTTGATTCAATCGCACCGCCAGCCAGGACGCTCTTGCTGATCGCGTTCGTGCTCGCGCTCCTGCCCATCATCACGGACACGGCACGGTTTCATGGGGATGAGCGCTTCTACACCGACGCGGCAATTGGAATGGTTGAATCGGGCGACTTCTGGACACCACGTTATCCAGACGGAAGCATTCGTCTGTTGAAGCCGGTAATCACCTATTGGGCCGCGGCAGTGCCTTTCAAGCTGTTCGGGATCAGCCTGTTTTCTGCGCGCCTCCTGTTCCTGCTTGCGGGCGTCGGCGTCATCGTCCTCACCCACCAGCTCGCCAAAACAGTTTTCCGCTCGAACCTTGCAGCCCTGTTCGCCGCCCTGATGATGGGTTCGAATATTCAGCTCTGGACAGTTGCGACGCGGGCTACGCCAGATGTGCTGCTCTGCCTTTTCGTGCTCATCAGCATGCTGGGGTTTGCAAGAATCTGGTTTTTAAACGATCGAAGTTGGATTGCGCCGCTCATGATCTACGGCGGAATGGGACTGGCGGTACAAACCAAAGGCCTGCTGGGCCTCTGTCCGCTCGCTGCGAACCTGCTGTTCTGGATCGTGGCCCGGCCAACGGCTTCGCCCCGCAGGAGATTGCTCCATTGGCCATCGCTGCTCTGCGGGTTAACGCTGGCACTGTTCTGGTACGCCATCATGTTGCGGAGGCATGGTTGGGACAATCTCCACGATTTTTATTCAGACCAGGTGGGCTCGCGCCTGACGTGGAGCGTTGGCTTCATTCTCGGAAACTTCTGGACCTACCTGTTTGCAGGCGTTCGCCACTTCCTTCCATGGACGCTTCTCCTTGCCGGAGCGCTGGTCTGGTGCCGCAGCACGCTTCAGAACTTTTGGAAGCAACATAGAACGGAATGCCTTTTCCTGCTCTGCCTCTTCGTTCCACTCGTGTTCATCTTCGGCCTCGGAAATATTCGTCGATCGCGCTACCTCATCGCCTCGTATCCGATGCTTGCGGTTCTGATTGCGGCGCTGCTGTCGGAAGTCTCGCGGAATGAGACGCTGGTTCGGCGGCTCGGCATGGCCGTTAAGTTTCTTGGATGGGTGGCCCTGCTTCTGGGAATCGCGCTGCTCGTGCTCGGCGCGCCCGTGCATGGCAGGCTGGGCCTTGCCGGGGCAATGCTTGCGGGCGTGGGGATCATTCCCGTTCTTCGCCGCGGCCATTTGCAGGGATCGGCGCCATGGCTCTGGCTGGGCACGGCAGCGCTGGTCGGTTTCGTCTCCTTCGGAAGCTGCGTTCGTCCCGTATTCTCACCATCGCCCCTCGTCGACATTGCGCGGCAACTGCCCGCCATAACATCACCTGGCAGCACTCTTGTCACGTGGCGGGTGAGCGCGACAGATGCGGCACGCCTGCGATTGATGACGGGCAGCCAGTACTCAATCTCGGCATTGAAAACCAACATGCCGGTGCCCGCTCCAACGACGAGCCCGGTCATCACCACGGCGGCAGGGCGGGAGTTGATTTTGCAAGCGAGTTACGAACTGCGCCCAGTCACCAACCGCAACGAACGTCTTCGGCAGTCGCGATTCGGGCGGCTTGCCCTTTCTGTGGCTGAGAAATCACGAACGCACGCGATTCCTGGGTATTGGATAGGAATTCCACCGCAGCCGCCCGGCTTGCCGCCGCAGGAATGA
- the tadA gene encoding tRNA adenosine(34) deaminase TadA produces the protein MNPPIIDLESDHYFMGEALRQAARAYEADEVPVGAVVVKNGRIIARASNQVELLKDATAHAEMLALTQAEGAVGDWRLTDCTLYVTKEPCPMCAGAIVHVRLERVVFGAADPKGGAAGSALNLLQFPTLNHRCLITSGVREEECRTLLQSFFAEKRAKKINGESHDGESM, from the coding sequence ATGAACCCGCCGATCATTGATCTCGAGAGCGACCATTACTTCATGGGCGAAGCGTTGCGCCAGGCCGCCAGAGCCTACGAAGCCGATGAAGTCCCCGTGGGCGCAGTGGTCGTGAAAAATGGCAGGATCATCGCGCGCGCAAGCAACCAGGTGGAACTCCTGAAGGATGCTACTGCCCATGCGGAAATGCTGGCGTTGACGCAAGCTGAAGGCGCGGTCGGAGACTGGCGCCTGACCGATTGCACCTTGTATGTAACCAAGGAGCCTTGTCCGATGTGCGCCGGCGCGATTGTTCACGTGAGGCTCGAGCGTGTCGTTTTCGGCGCGGCTGACCCCAAGGGAGGAGCGGCCGGCAGCGCCCTCAATTTGCTCCAGTTCCCCACGCTGAACCATCGTTGCCTCATCACGTCAGGCGTCAGGGAAGAGGAATGTCGAACACTCCTCCAAAGCTTCTTTGCCGAAAAGCGGGCGAAGAAAATCAATGGCGAATCTCATGATGGCGAGTCCATGTAG
- a CDS encoding sulfotransferase family 2 domain-containing protein: MIVFVHIPKTAGTSFRFILENNFGWHHCHTTHSRTRRFSAEDLAFARRLFPGIRSIAGHNLSDPLRIPAPDPFFVTFLREPVSRVISQYQEAVVREGETRTVEEALEQSPLMSNVHVRIMGGGPDLERAKQFLDRCGTVGLTEKFELSLHVLQRLTPVPLNLAYRRSRIARDNSVRDSILSQPRLVEQIRSRNQLDLQLYDYAVREVFPRFCERAGLSPDAQVPAFASDANRPGWRFYAGRLFNKCYRQASKLRPNPNPARRGRTSLR; this comes from the coding sequence ATGATCGTGTTCGTGCACATACCGAAAACAGCGGGAACGTCGTTCCGGTTCATTCTGGAAAACAACTTCGGCTGGCATCATTGCCACACCACGCATTCACGCACCCGCCGCTTTTCTGCCGAGGACCTTGCTTTTGCGCGGCGGTTGTTTCCCGGGATTCGCAGCATTGCGGGTCATAACCTCAGCGATCCGCTGCGGATCCCTGCGCCTGATCCATTTTTCGTGACTTTCCTCCGCGAACCCGTCAGCCGCGTGATTTCGCAATATCAGGAGGCAGTCGTTCGTGAAGGCGAAACGCGGACCGTGGAGGAAGCCCTGGAACAAAGCCCGCTGATGTCGAATGTCCACGTCAGGATCATGGGCGGCGGCCCTGACCTGGAACGTGCCAAACAGTTTCTCGATCGGTGCGGCACGGTGGGGTTGACGGAAAAGTTTGAGCTCTCGCTGCACGTGCTCCAGCGGTTGACGCCAGTGCCGTTGAATCTTGCGTATCGGCGAAGCCGGATCGCCCGCGACAATTCCGTGCGGGATTCCATCTTGAGCCAGCCCCGGCTCGTGGAACAAATTCGCAGCCGCAACCAACTGGACCTGCAGTTGTACGACTACGCTGTGCGCGAGGTGTTCCCGAGGTTCTGTGAGCGCGCAGGGTTATCGCCTGACGCGCAGGTTCCTGCCTTTGCCAGCGACGCCAACCGCCCTGGCTGGCGGTTTTACGCGGGCCGATTGTTTAATAAATGCTACCGGCAGGCCAGCAAGCTTCGACCGAATCCGAATCCCGCCCGCCGCGGACGCACGTCCTTGCGCTGA
- a CDS encoding class I SAM-dependent methyltransferase, translating to MLRGVQTESKYIEKKAYLSRYTHERALARRESDERMAAEFNSEWLRGVKEDLPQFIPFLTGNCGMEFRGRILEIGAGAAWLGAELSKLPNVVEVIVTDYSPRLLKEQAPRVFRALQAHTSKITRMPLDFNKLDFPANHFDAVVCSSVLHQAGNMVHLLRETKRVLKAGGRLVAIREPVWPLVKLKSRARARARLADAGVHDPFYTLADYREFFKQAGFPMEAKSVNLARGFRYYVNQLVNGLTHARYAFVAVKSGR from the coding sequence ATGTTACGTGGCGTGCAGACCGAATCGAAGTACATCGAAAAGAAGGCGTATCTCTCCCGCTATACCCACGAGCGCGCGCTCGCCCGGCGGGAGTCGGACGAACGGATGGCAGCGGAGTTCAACAGCGAATGGCTCCGCGGCGTTAAGGAAGATCTCCCGCAATTCATCCCGTTTCTCACGGGCAACTGCGGCATGGAATTCCGCGGACGCATCCTGGAAATAGGCGCAGGCGCCGCGTGGCTGGGAGCCGAACTGAGCAAGCTGCCGAACGTCGTGGAGGTCATCGTCACGGATTATTCGCCCCGGCTCCTGAAGGAACAGGCGCCCCGCGTCTTCCGCGCGCTGCAGGCGCACACCTCGAAAATCACGCGGATGCCGCTCGATTTCAACAAGCTCGACTTCCCGGCAAATCACTTTGACGCGGTCGTCTGTTCGTCGGTCCTTCACCAGGCAGGCAACATGGTTCACCTGTTGCGAGAAACGAAGCGCGTCCTGAAGGCGGGCGGGCGTTTGGTGGCCATTCGCGAACCCGTCTGGCCGCTCGTGAAGCTCAAGTCCCGCGCGCGCGCGCGCGCGCGTCTGGCTGATGCCGGGGTCCATGATCCTTTCTACACACTGGCGGACTATCGCGAGTTCTTCAAGCAGGCTGGCTTTCCGATGGAAGCGAAAAGCGTGAACCTCGCGCGCGGCTTTCGATATTACGTGAACCAGCTGGTGAATGGCTTAACCCACGCACGTTACGCGTTCGTCGCAGTGAAGAGCGGGCGTTGA
- a CDS encoding MFS transporter, whose product MNDPEIEVESSVAGGKGGGRYAVLRNRDFILYLVGRFFASIGQQMLIFSVGWELYERTHAPLALGFVGLAFMIPMVALTLPAGHVADSFNRKRIIISMATVLSFASLGLAVISWLQAPVMWVYACLFVIAGARTFLWPASAAFLPHIVTPRLFPQAVAFNSGIFQLSSVAGPAIAGILLTWLAKRTETPAAIIYLINSAAGLFCVLLLSLIRREHAVVKREPISFRNLGAGFRFVFENKIILGTLTLDLFAVFLGGATAMLPIYAKDILSTTPSGLAALRMAMPIGAVICTLIIAYRPPLQKAGRAMLWSVAVFGVATIVFGVAHVLWLSFGALVVCGAVDNISVIVRQTLVQVLTPDEKRGRVSAVNSLFIGTSNELGEFRAGMVAHFLGPVVGNSIATGTIIAVVTGGVGTILAVIAVAWIWPELRRYGRLDSKA is encoded by the coding sequence ATGAACGATCCTGAGATCGAAGTAGAATCTTCTGTGGCCGGCGGCAAGGGGGGCGGCCGGTATGCCGTCCTTCGCAACCGCGATTTCATTCTCTATCTCGTCGGCCGGTTCTTTGCATCGATCGGACAGCAGATGCTGATCTTTTCTGTGGGCTGGGAACTATATGAGCGGACGCATGCTCCCCTGGCGCTGGGATTTGTCGGGCTTGCATTCATGATCCCAATGGTCGCGCTGACATTGCCGGCAGGGCATGTGGCGGACAGCTTCAATCGGAAGCGGATCATCATTTCGATGGCGACCGTCCTCTCCTTTGCGAGTCTCGGGCTGGCCGTCATTTCCTGGTTGCAGGCTCCGGTCATGTGGGTTTACGCCTGCCTGTTTGTGATTGCGGGGGCTCGGACGTTTCTTTGGCCCGCAAGCGCGGCTTTCCTGCCGCACATTGTGACACCGCGCCTCTTTCCGCAGGCCGTCGCATTCAACAGCGGCATATTCCAGCTTTCGTCCGTGGCAGGCCCCGCCATCGCCGGAATCCTGCTCACATGGCTCGCCAAACGCACTGAGACCCCAGCGGCCATCATTTACCTCATCAACTCCGCAGCCGGGCTGTTCTGCGTCCTGCTGTTGAGCTTGATTCGACGCGAACACGCGGTGGTGAAACGGGAACCAATATCTTTCCGCAACCTAGGAGCCGGGTTTCGATTCGTGTTCGAAAATAAGATCATCCTCGGGACGCTTACCCTCGATCTGTTCGCTGTCTTTCTGGGCGGCGCGACGGCGATGCTTCCCATTTACGCGAAGGACATTCTCTCAACGACCCCCAGCGGATTGGCAGCATTGCGCATGGCGATGCCGATTGGCGCGGTGATTTGCACGCTGATCATCGCGTATCGGCCTCCCCTGCAGAAAGCTGGACGGGCAATGCTGTGGTCAGTTGCGGTGTTTGGTGTAGCGACGATCGTCTTTGGAGTCGCACACGTGCTATGGCTGTCATTCGGGGCGTTGGTCGTGTGCGGCGCGGTGGATAACATCAGCGTCATCGTGCGCCAGACGCTCGTGCAGGTGCTCACTCCTGACGAAAAAAGGGGACGCGTCTCCGCCGTGAACAGCCTGTTTATCGGCACGTCGAACGAACTTGGGGAGTTCCGCGCGGGCATGGTGGCTCACTTCCTCGGCCCCGTCGTCGGCAACTCGATTGCAACAGGAACCATCATCGCCGTGGTCACGGGCGGCGTCGGTACCATTCTCGCCGTGATAGCGGTGGCGTGGATCTGGCCGGAGCTGCGGCGGTACGGACGGTTGGATTCGAAGGCGTGA